The following proteins are encoded in a genomic region of Drosophila miranda strain MSH22 chromosome 4, D.miranda_PacBio2.1, whole genome shotgun sequence:
- the LOC108164182 gene encoding uncharacterized protein LOC108164182: MESYFVVFLLCGLMCAVMAAPHPPAVLDPVSQELEEAAGSGDNSAEQYMNAMEERAKLWWQSITGATNGSDYSLDDYLWDDDGDVNQFLKIR; encoded by the coding sequence ATGGAGAGCTACTTTGTTGTATTCTTGCTCTGTGGATTAATGTGTGCCGTGATGGCGGCGCCCCATCCCCCAGCGGTGCTTGATCCCGTTAGCCAGGAGCTGGAGGAGGCCGCCGGGAGTGGCGACAACAGTGCCGAGCAGTACATGAATGCCATGGAGGAACGTGCCAAACTCTGGTGGCAGTCCATTACAGGAGCTACAAATGGCAGTGATTATTCTCTAGATGATTATTTGTGGGATGACGATGGGGATGTAAATCAATTCCTGAAAATAAGATAA
- the LOC108164180 gene encoding uncharacterized protein LOC108164180 codes for MRKCLAIILSLLVCLGLYSLHLVNGHGSREHSPANTPYIRRYNQMFDMVHNELLPMLKVTECPSLMRRNISAIEEHRLNGNWFLIGLTPPFGDRRRSEKNKCVEDDLPRIVARTPKEQHVLSTDNISYLIIYRCDQSDDAFIMVFRVWTRSKSPSPTIYKNALEVLRINNISENVVVRVQPDRATCTNFVA; via the exons ATGCGAAAGTGTCTAGCAAT TATATTATCGCTGCTGGTTTGCCTGGGACTTTATTCATTGCATTTGGTGAACGGTCATGGAAGCCGCGAACATTCGCCAGCGAATACCCCCTATATAAGGCGTTACAATCAGATGTTTGATATGGTACACAATGAACTACTGCCCATGCTAAAGGTAACGGAATGTCCCAGTTTGATGCGTAGAAACATATCAGCAATCGAAGAGCATAGG CTCAATGGAAACTGGTTTCTGATTGGCTTAACACCGCCCTTTGGAGACCGTCGGCGCAGCGAGAAGAACAAGTGTGTCGAAG ACGATTTGCCCCGTATCGTTGCCCGAACCCCTAAGGAACAGCATGTGCTTTCTACGGATAATATCAGCTATCTAATCATTTACAGATGCGACCAAAGTGACGATGCATTTATCA TGGTCTTTCGGGTATGGACCCGAAGTAAGAGCCCCAGTCCAACCATCTATAAAAATGCTTTGGAAGTCCTCAGGATCAATAATATATCCGAAAATGTGGTGGTGCGTGTTCAACCCGATCGTGCAACCTGTACAAACTTTGTTGCATaa
- the LOC108164183 gene encoding beta-1,3-galactosyltransferase 5-like, with protein MKILRRKLIEYQTKSKKRPRKRKKSRKPVTIESTLSARSSLQTSRGTSPFHDHPVLTAKLYEPGHLNDGIDKHQICKHWGSYPKLLILITSAESNLMARMAIRHTWMHYGSRRDVGMAFVLGSTTNAKLNEALNQENYLYGDMIRGHFIDSHINLTLKTISLLEWTDTHCPRVEYILKTEDDMSINVPKLLNFIDRHKDNRTIYGRLVEKMTPHRYGDMGNEFLSYATGGAYLLTGDIVHELYLQSLNTIYMEREDVFITGVVAESLNISRVQADSFRNIRIILFPCIIRNAISIDMIEPQEQYELWRMLLDPTIKCKEVLVDAEAGENM; from the coding sequence ATGAAAATATTGCGGAGAAAACTTATTGAATACCAAACCAAATCCAAGAAGAGGCCACGCAAACGGAAAAAGTCCCGCAAACCCGTAACCATTGAGAGCACGTTGAGTGCCAGGAGCAGCTTACAAACATCAAGGGGTACCTCCCCATTCCATGACCATCCAGTACTTACAGCAAAACTCTATGAGCCCGGCCATCTCAACGATGGGATTGATAAGCATCAGATATGCAAACACTGGGGATCGTATCCGAAGCTGCTCATTCTGATCACCTCGGCAGAGTCCAATTTGATGGCGAGAATGGCCATCAGACACACCTGGATGCACTACGGAAGCAGGCGAGATGTCGGCATGGCCTTTGTCCTCGGAAGCACCACAAATGCGAAGCTTAACGAGGCACTCAACCAGGAGAACTATCTTTATGGCGATATGATACGTGGCCACTTCATAGACTCTCACATCAATCTCACTCTGAAGACGATCTCTTTGCTGGAATGGACAGACACGCACTGTCCCCGTGTCGAATACATCCTTAAGACCGAGGACGACATGTCCATCAATGTCCCCAAACTACTGAACTTTATAGACCGGCACAAGGATAATCGTACGATCTATGGTCGCTTGGTTGAGAAGATGACGCCCCATCGATATGGCGATATGGGCAACGAGTTCCTATCGTATGCCACAGGAGGAGCCTACCTCCTCACTGGAGACATTGTCCATGAGTTGTACCTGCAATCGCTCAATACGATTTATATGGAACGGGAGGATGTCTTCATCACGGGCGTTGTGGCCGAGAGCCTGAATATTAGTAGAGTGCAGGCCGACAGCTTTCGCAACATCCGCATCATTTTATTTCCGTGCATCATCCGCAACGCGATCAGCATCGACATGATCGAGCCCCAGGAACAGTACGAGCTTTGGAGGATGTTGCTGGACCCGACAATCAAGTGTAAGGAGGTTTTGGTAGATGCAGAAGCAGGCGAAAACATGTAA